The genome window AgctagacagagagggggactCCCAATCTGAAATCCATCCCTAGACACCTCCTAGATGTCACATGATGAGATGCCAGGTGGTAATTATTATTATGGTAATAGATCAGCCTTACTCTTCTacatattgcttacacctataaAATCCTCTCAGACCTACACAGTGCCTAGGGATAGGGGTTGACTTAGGATCAACGACAGATTTACCTGAGGCAGTGGGTGATCGAAGCTTTGCCCAGTTCTTGATTCTGAACTGACTGACTTTCAAAGCAGAACTTATCGATGAACACTATGCCTGTCTGATGTAATCTGCTATAACTTGTTCTGTCACGTGTGAGAACAGCATGTCTGCATGCAAAATGCTATTTGACTCTGACTACTGACAGCCAAGAGGCCGGGGGGGGTGGGCAGCGTGCTTTATGGCTGAGAGGCCATGGATGGGGAGGGGTCAGGGGGATTACATGGGGTGGGGCCCTTACCCAGGGGGCCTTGCAgcggcctcctctcctccatcttggGTGTCATGCCTCCGTTCATCGGAATAGGTGGTGGAGGCATCAGCTGCCTactgctggagagagagggagagagggaaggagagagagagagagagagagggatagagggaaggagaggagtcaGTGTTGCACAACATCAATCACAAGCAAACACAAGCCTGCACACACGGTGTGTCCAGCATCTGCGACTCGTCGCCCCCCATCCCGTACCTGTCCCTCTCCCTCGGCGGCCCGGAGGAACTCGGTGGCGGGGGTCCTGAAGCCTCTGGGCCGGGGCTGCCCACAGGGAAGCCTGCACCTAAATTAGTCATATGAATGGGTCCATGCTATGAGCAAAAAAACACAGGCGCATTAGCACACATCCTCCCCTAAATCACTATTATTAATAGTAGGCCTACAAGCATATAGTTATCTAAACTATTGAATGGAACTGAACTGCAAAGTTAGTATTCCAAAACATTTTCCTTTTCACTAGCAGCTGAgaataaaacattattttaagtTTATGCATGCTGTGATTGCACAAAATCTGAAAATAGGAATGGACTGTATTAAAGTAACATATCATTAAATCAAGAGGACACATTTAAATTAGGCCTGTGACGACACTAGTATTACGatattttttccatggcaaaaattaaaacaggaagcagaccaaactctttggtcctttaaaaacctgctgtatgcaAAACATGATGTGCCATAGCTTGGGAAATAAATCAAATGACTCTGATACTACTGGTATCGTACCTGCACTAATTTCAATATATTGAAGTACATTTGATGATTATCCAACAATACCTCTTCAGAATCTCCATAATCTGAAAGTTCTAGAAATCCAATAATACATGGACTCAGATAATAACAGCTATGGTTACAATGCTTTTCAATGAACGTCATAAGATCTACTAGGGAAAAAACAAGTTGACACTGAACAGAGACACTTAGACCCATTCAATCTCACTCACTCAAGCAAACCTTTCCTATAGAATGCAGACATGGACTCACAGAATTACAGACAAGAGACAGTGAGAATCATAATGAATTCAGTCTAACAGAAAGAGGAACAGATATCAGATACATGGACAGAAGATAAGAAAAGACAGGAAGACAACAGAGGCAGAAGGGACAGACTGGACGAAGGCAGCACATAAGGTGGAAGAATAAAATAATGGTAAATTACCTGGTATCCCAGCAGACCGCTGTCCCTCTCGTCTGGCACCTCCTCTGTGAAGCGTCTTTTCTGCGGTGGATTGGCTGAGACTACGGGAGGCGGAGCTTTGGGCGGAACTGGAGCAGCAGATGGGAAAGGAGAAGGTGGGAGAGTCTGGGGACAAAATAAACAACTTGGATGCAATGTATGTTGAATACATCATATATACAGCCTATCAAGAGTGTGaagcccaggagtgtgaaggtgaacggaaaggctctggagcaacgaaccgcccttgctgtctctgcctggccggttctcctctctccactgggattctctgcctctaaccctattacaggggctgagtcactggcttactggtgctctttcatgccgtccctaggaggggtgcgtcacttgagtgggttgagtcactgacgtgatcttcctgtctgggttggcgcccccccttgggttgtgccgtggcggagatctttgtgggctatactcggccttgtctcaggctggtaagttggtggttgaagatatccctctagtggtgtgggggctgtgatttggcaaagtgggtgggtttatatccttcctgtttggccctgtccgggggtatcatcggatggggccacagtgtctcctgacccctcctgtctcagcctccagtatttatgctgcagtagtttgtgtcggggggctagggtcagtctgttatatctggagtatttctcctgtcttatccggtgtcctgtgtgaatttaagtatgctctctctaattctctctttctctctctcggaggacctgaggcctaggaccatgcctcaggacgacctggcatgatgactccttgctgtccccagtccacctggccgtgctgctgctccagttccaACTgttctatggaaccctgacctgttcaccggacgtgctacctgtcccagacctgctgttttcaactctctagagacagcaggagcggtagagatactcttaatgatcggctatgaaaagccaactgacatttactcctgaggtgctgacttgctgcaccctcgacaactactgtgattattattatttgaccatgctggtcatttatgaacatttgaacatcttggccatgttctgttataatctccacccggcacagccaaaagaggactggccacccctcatagcctggttcctctctaggtttcttcctaggttttggcctttctagggagtttttcctagccaccgtgcttctacacctgcattgcttgctgtttggagttttaggatgggtttctgtacagcactttgagatatcagctgatgtacgaagggctatataaatagttTTACAACTAGTTCATAGCTCGGATGTAAGTCTCAATGTACTGTATTACAGGTCCATACAAGTCTAAATCTGATTGACCAGTCTTACCTGTGGTAAACTGACAGGTGCAGGGGGGAGGGCGTACCGGTTGGGAGGGGGGAGACCGGCAGGCACCCCAGGGGGAATGGGAGGGGGGACAGCGTAGGGGGGAGGAATGGGCTGAGGGGGAGGTACAGGGAGGGGGTAGCTGGGCTGGTACCCCGCTGGGGGGTAGTAAGGGGGCTGGGGAGGCATCCCGTTGGCCATGGGGGGATGCATAAagcctggaggaggagaggaacacgtCAGTACATGTTGACACATTGTAGAGGCTGTAAAAGAGAAAGAAAGCCAGAGAGTCTGTACCGGGAGTAGGCATCATGACACTCATCTGGTTGAGGAAGACAGAATACTCTGCATGAACCTGGAGGGAAGAGAGAACAGTCAGAGATCCACATGGCAAACAGAGCTCAGTTACATAATACAATGCACTTCACATGGGACAGCTTGAAACAGGGTTTAAGTGAAAGTAGAGCAGTGTACAGAGAACAAAGAACAGAGTGCCAGTCAGTAAACCATTAGACACTCACCGTCTGCAGCAGGTTGTCACACAGGGTCTTAGCTGCAGCAAGGCCCTCTGGTTTGGGATGACTGGGGAAGAGAGGAGTTAATGTGTGCCTGGTGTCTAAGCTCTGTGTCTCTGAGCTAATACAAATGAACATGGACTTTACTCCCCCAGACTATCCATTAATACTGCTATTTACCTGATGTAGATGTACGTGAGTTCAAGGCCCTCTCTGAGTTGATACAGATGAACACGAGTCTAGTCCATGAGACTTACCTGATGTAGATGTACATCGGTTCGAATGCCTCTCGCCCAGAGGCGGGCTCCAGACAGCCTGATCCCTTCCCCCTGAGGAAGACCTTGGCCCCAGTCTCACCCTGGATGTGCTGCAGGTAGGAGCTGCCTGGCCCTTCCACCCTCTCCTTCACTGAGAAGCCCTGGATGGCATGCTCCAGACCCACAAACAACTTTTCCTGCACATAGTGCATCTGAAAGGATATGGATATAAGTCTTCAAGATTCATCAATGACATTGACACTCATAAAataacattgacacacacactgagcgacaatcacacacacaaactcagttTTCTTATTAGTGCTGGCCATCAGCTAATCAGCCGGTTACAGactcattttacatttacattacatttaagtcatttagcagacgctcttatccagagcgacttacaaattggtgcattcaccttatgatatccagtggaacaaccactttacaatagtgcatctaactcttttaagggggggggggggggttagaaggattactttatcctatcctaggtattccttaaagaggtggggtttcaggtgtctccggaaggtggtgattgactccgctgacctggcgtcgtgagggagtttgttccaccattggggtgccagagcagcgaacagttttgactgggctgagcgggaactgtacttcctcagaggtagggaggcgagcaggccagaggtggatgaacgcagtgcccttgtttaggtgtagggcctgatcagagcctgaaggtacggaggtgccgttcccctcacagctccgtaggcaagcaccatggtcttgtagcggatgcgagcttcaactggaagccagtggagagagcggaggagcggggtgacgtgagagaacttgggaaagttgaacaccagacgggctgcggcgttctggatgagttgtaggggtttaatggcacaggcagggagcccagccaacagattTTCAGCCACCTACTTTTTCCACGTCCTATTAACTAGGCTACTTTTCATTTAAACGTTTCAATTCACTAGTCCGCCGTGCCTCCTCTGGATAGAATGAACGATATGCCTCTTCTATCGATCTATTGATAGAATAGGTGCCCGTCAGTCACAAAGCGAGCGATGACAGGGAAACTCAATGTGCTGTCTGTCCCGCCTCCCGGTACAATTTGTGTGCACTGTGGTTGGTTGCAGTCTAATTTCTTTACacagaggaaggagagagcatgATGCCAGTGAATTTGCACGCCCCACGTAGCGCACGAACGCGGTAACGCCCCACGTAGCGCGCGTACGCGGTAACGCCCCACGTAGAGCGCGTACGCGGTAACGCCCCACGTAGAGCGCGTACGCGGTAACGCCATACGTAGAGCGCGTACGCGGTAACGCCCCACGTAGCGGACACAGTATTTTCTTTTGCGTGTTTCACATAGCCAGCCACGTGGAGTCGTGGTGCATAGTAGACTATTTACTGTGCTTTGATTGACAACTGAACAGCAAGTGTTGACTAGTTTATAAAAAGTGTCAAACTGACTAAATAAAGTCAATCTCCTATATCCCTTTGCCATCCATAAATCATACAGCGTGGTTATACTGCATGTCCATGGTGACATGGTCCCTACGTTTCCTTTCCTAACATGCCGGGACTaaagtcactgtaaataagactttAATCTCAAGACATGTTAAACGCTCTCTTATTTAGAAAATAAGAATATATAAGCCTAGGCCATACCCCAAACAACAAATTCATTCATTTTCAGTAAATTAAAATTGCCCTGGCTGGCTACTTTTTCTATTTGGCTGGCCACTATGTACTTGTGGAAAACACTGCTTACCCCAGACTGGAAGTGTGGTCTGTGATGGTGGTTGATGGGGGGCTGGGATTTGTGTTGCTGGTAGACTGGGACTGTGGCTCCGGTTCCGCTGTAGGAGGTGGCCGCCTTCACCACTCCGTTAGTGATGATCTCCTTGATGCGGTTCACAGCTCCTGGAGAGGGAGATTGGATCGTCACAACATAGAAACTCAGGAAAGAAGGACCCTGGTGATCCTGATGTTCAGAAATGGTGATAATCTTAATCAAATTAGGTGAGTAAATAGAGATGTACTGACTGTCGACAAGCTCCCTGGTCTGGCCCTGGACGTGGAGATAGAGGGGTCGGTCCCTgacgacagagagagaagcagtcgGTCAGTAGCCTAAGACTTGGTTGTATGATGCAATCAGACAACAGATCCACTTGTCTGTATGGAAAAAAGTAAATACCAGTAATCTCCTTGGTAGATCAGTGTGGTAATAAAGAAGGTGTGAAGCAGGACTCACCCTTGTGGAGCCTTGTACTTCTCCACTGCTGCCATGTATCGACCCCTGGTGGACACAGCAGCACCGCTCACTTTGCTGATCTTCACACAATAGGATGAAGAAGAAGCTGGTCATTTACTGTCCTCAAGTGAGACACTTTCTGTCCCATACTGGTTTACATGACACTGATCCAGTCTGTACATGTGCGTGTCACACAGAGAAAGAGCTGGGTAAACATAGCAGTAAATTTGACTGTTGACCAGATTGATCAATCAATGGGTCTAAGGATCATAATGATGTCATGGACTCTGACCTCGTCCTGTGTCTGTCCGCGGGTCAACAGGTTCCGGCAGGGGAGAGGAACGTCATTGATCTCCACCTCCGCCACCACCAGGTCATCCTTCGCTTTCATAGGAGGCTGGGGCTTCCCTACACCCACAACCTGGTGATGACAAAGATTCTTTATGTGCCGCATGCTAACATTTACAACAATATCTCtaaaaaaagagagagattaAGAGCTAGGGGATTACAGAATTTGGAggcgagagagggacagacaacGAAGACAGAGAGAAGCCAGATTACAGGTGAGAGACTGAAAGCGTTTCTAATGTTTTCAGTGTAAGAGGTTTCCTGACCCTTACCTTGTCTGGGGGTCCAAATGGTCCAGACGGTCCTATCTGGGAGGGCTTGAGCTTGCCCTTGGCTACCAGCATGGCGTTGATCTTAGCTGCCACAGCAGCTGCAGCGTCCAGAGCCCCTGTAGGAGCCGCCTCCGCCTCCCCCATCTGGTCTGAACCAGGACCTGGGCCCGGCTGGTCCCATTTACTACGGCGACTGAGGAACAAAGAGGGGAGCGGGgtgggggaacagagagaggggggaggggtagtGAAAGAGAAAGGCaggggagatagggagggagagaaagagggcaaTGGTAAGTGGAAGGGATGGGAGAAGCAGAAAGAGAATGGAGGGCAGTGCAAAAGCAGCAATCACAAGGCCTCTCCCCACCCGTTTCTGTAAAAAGCTGGAGGGATGGATGCTGGAGAAACGTAGGCCTAACAACTCtcggacagagctatggatgcaaaaactgaccatctatgatataacaattatagttttaaccatgaggctatacagtgtttgtttacatataCTTTTTGTTTTACTCCCATGTCGTAAAAAAAAGaagtatattttgggttctgatggtgtATGTCAGTTGAGCAAAACGTTTTGGGTGACCAACCAATTTCACATGTTAGTTatatgcctcccgagtggcgcagcagtctaaggcactgcgtcgcagtgttgcggcgtcactacagcctggggttccaTCCCAGGcggtgtcacaaccggccgtgacctggagtccaatagggcggcacAAAAatgtcccagcgtcgtctgggttagaggagggtttggccgcgggggctttacttggctcatcgcactctagtgactacttgtggtgggccaggcacctgcaggctgacttcagttgtcagttgaacagtgtttccgccaacacattggtgtggctggcttccgggttaaacgAGCAGGTGATAAGAAGcgcagtttggcgggtcatgtttcggaggacacatgacttgaccttcgcctctcccgagtacgTTGGGGAGTTGCGATGAGATAAGATCGTAATATCACGAAATTGTGGGGCAAATTACACACAAAAAAGTATGTTAGTTATAGATTTGTCTTTGAAAGCAAATCTAAGAAGCAGTATATCTTTTTTGTGtggctatttctatgcttcccattcttaagttttgtttttgtgtcttttacatTTGGTTttatacaccagcttcaaacacaatatttttggttatggaaaatatatttcacaggggattagatggtacaatgattctctacactgtacctgcttgttttgtcaaactgaaattaggtgaactaaattactacaatcaggaaatcattatttataagtaaaaataaataaaatggatgtagcaactgcaggtTGCACCTTAAATGACCACATCAATTACAGGGTTCAGAGGTCgtaggctaacgttagctagctaacaagttaGTTTAGTCTTTGCCATCTAACGTTACAATTAATGTTAACTTTGTGGATTGAATTAATGTTGTTGActtgttaacgttagctagctagttatccaACAGTTTGTTCACGTCGCTGTGCTTAACGTTAGTTAACTAGCTACTAGCAACCATACGTagttagctactgtaaattaCCAAAACAACAGTTAGCGAGCTAACTAATAGATAGCTAGGTAACCAACTCACATCGATTTAAAACAATAAATAAACGTATCACCCAACGGCgctcttagctggctacataacCAACCACTTTCTAAACTGGGCAgcgacagctagctagctacaccgtTGGCTACTAAGCATAACTCACGTAGCTAGTTACAAGCACTCCGCCATTACaaattaactagctagctttgTGCTGCTCAGTCAGTGTTGAGCAAGTCTGCGGTAAAATGCACCGTGACAACGCAACGTTCTTTCAACTCACCCGCCGTTTTGCGTTCCACCAAATGACATCAATCTTCTATTTGGTTGAATTTCTCTTTGAATAAAAACACTAACACTACTGACTCCGCCAGACTTTCAATATAGCTTGTCCAGACAGTGGAGTAATTTACTGCAAGAGCTTTCAATCTATGCGATATCGCTCCCACTTCCTGTTTTTTGGGGAAAGGACCGGAGCTGTGTTGAATTTTGCTTCCCTCACAGATTATTTTCTTCAATCATGTGCGACGCTAGGGGACGCAGTGAGCAGCTCGAGCTGAGCAGGCCGCGTTTACCGGGTGATGCAGTCCTGTGGCTGCCTGCTATCATCGTTTTCCTGCCACCCCCAGGTGAGTGTTGCGGATATGAATCAGATTAATGTCGGTTCAGTTTTCCCAAATGAAACCCCACAGCACACAGCTTGGTCTACGTGAAAATGTAGGACCAGACATCTTACAAGCAGGATGCTCAGGTGATGATGCCAGAGCCAGGTAAACTATGGTTGTTAGCCAGGTAAATTATGGTTGTTGTCAACACGTGgtgttgtgtctctgtgtttaAAACAATAACATTGGCCCAATTGCAGCTTATTGCATGTGTAAAATGTATTGTTGTCAACTTTTTTCAATGTGTGTGGTCCTTTGTGGACCGTTTAATTAGCCTAACTGTTTCAGTAAACTGATTTCCCCTCCTTATTTACCATGATTCACTGAATAGCTCAGGAATGTCTCTCCTTCCTGTACTTTGTAAGTAGGCTATCAGCCAAGTTTAACCTTTTTTAATCCCCTTGGCAATTAGATCATGGATCTGCAGGCTAAAATTAAATACCCAGTGCCACATAGGCTTAGCCTAATTGTAATGCTTATGTCTGAGTTTGGGTTATCAGGTCATATGCCTTATTATGCATAATGTCTATTATGTTCTAGTGTTGAGTACACTGGTGGTCTATCCATCATCAGGTGAGTATCATTTTAATACCACACACTCTTCATTTTTATACCATGAATTATATTCAAGTTCTAGGCTACTGCTTCTAGGCTACTGCATGTGTTCACAGAGGTTCTACTGATGCCCACTCTGACTGTGGAGCCTTCAGGATGACAGTTGTACACTGAGGACACAGTCTCTTTGGCGTGTCAGTTACCTGGCCACTCTGGGCTGGGCTGGCAGTTCTACTGGCACAAAGACAGGTGTGACCTCCGGCTCCCTCTTTATGTTGCTTCTCTGATCGTGTATATTGGATGTCGGGAGGTGTGATAGATTTCAGTTCAATCTAATAGAATGTGGGTGTTAGGCTACTTGTTGTATCCATCACTCCCTGAGTGATGATAGTAAAACATGGCACTGAATAACTGTGTACAGGAACTGGAATGTACTAAGTGGAACGAACTAATGCTCATAACACTATATTAGGCAGGACACTGGCCCTGTGGAGCAGATGTGGGGCAGAGTTGGAGGTGGGGCGGTCTACCAACTGTGGCGtgcctctgtcacacacacaggccagtACTGGTGCAGAGCAGGGAGAGGACAGCCAGTCTTCTACATCCAATACAGCCAGGCAGTCTCTGTTAATGTCATTGGTGAGTGAGGAGAGTAGCACATGAGTAATGGTTGTCTTGCATGTGGTGTCATGCACTTTTTCATAGATTACTTGACAAGCCCCACTCGTTACTCTAGCTCTTGTCAGTGACAATTTGAATATATTTCACTTCTCTACTTCTTTGCAATCTATATTTTTCTCAACTTCCTCCTCTAATCAATCTGTGTAATCAATATCCTCTCCAGAGCTCTTCACATCAGTGACTTTGTCAGCATCTCCTTCGACCGTGGTCAAAGAGTGCGGGGCTTTCAACCTCACCTGTGAGGCCCAGCTTAGCAACTGCAAACTGAGCCAACATCATGGTAACCACAGTCTACATAGTCACCCTGATCCTGACTGTAACTGGACCACAGTGATTGTAACATTCTCCTTCCTGAGGGACGGCTGGCCAGTGGCCAGGGACTCTGTCAGTGGGATGTACAGCGTAGCGGGGGCTTCTAGCTGTCACATGGGGACCTACAGCTGTGTGGCCAGAGCAGGCAGGGCCAGGAGGAGCAGCCAGGAGATCAGCATCACACGAGACAGTGAGTTCATACTATATCACCtgaactttttattttatttatttttatttttatttcacctttatttaaccaggtaggctagttgagaacaagttctcatttgcaactgcgacctggccaagataaagcatagcagtgtgaacagacaacacagagttacacatggagtaaacaataaacaagtcaataacatggtagaaaaaaaaaagagaatctatatacaatgtgtgcaaaaggcatgaggtaggcaataaatcgaataattacaatttagcagattaacactggagtgataaatcatcagatgatcatgtgcaagaagagatactggtgtgcaaaagagcagaaaagtaaataaataaaagcagtatggggggtgaggtaggtaaattgggtgggtagtttacagatggactatgtacagctgcagcgatcggttagctgctcggatagcagatttttaaagttgttgagggagataaaagtctccaacttcagagatttttgcaattcgttccagtcgcaggcagcagagaactggaaggaaaggcgtccaaatgaggttttggctttagggatgatcagtgagatacacctgctggagcgcgtgctgcgggtgggtgtagccatcgtgaccagtgaactgagataaggcggcactttacctagcatagccttgtagatgacctggagccagtgggtctgacgacgaacatgtagcgagggccagccgactagggcatacaggtcgcagtggtgggtcgtataaggtgctttagtaacaaaacgaatggcactgtgataaactgcatccagtttgctgagtagagtattggaagctattttgtagatgacatcgccgaagtcgaggatcggtaggatagtcagttttactagggtaagtttggcggcgtgagtgaaggaggctttgttgcggaatagaaagccgattcttgatttgattttggattggagatgtttgatatgagtctggaaggagagtttgcagtctagccagacacctaggtacttatagatgtccacatattctaggtcggaaccgtccagggtggtgatgctagtcgggcgtgcgggtgcaggcagcgaacggttgaaaagcatgcatttggttttactagcgtttaagagcagttggaggccacggaaggagtgttgtatggcattgaagctcgtttggaggttagatagcacagtgtccaaggaagggccggaagtatatagaatggtgtcgtctgcgtagaggtggatcagggaatcgcccgcagcaagagcaacatcattgatgtatacagagaaaagagtcggcccgagaattgaaccctgtggtacccccatagagactgccagaggaccggacaacatgccctccgatttgacacactgaactctgtctgcagagtagttggtgaaccaggcaaggcagtcattagaaaaaccgaggctactgagtctgccgataagaatatggatACTAAGAATACTTTTAGTTTACCAATTGCCATAGGTTTTCATTCCTCATTGCTGGTCTGAAATCATATTCATTATTCTGGTGTCAAAACTGCCACTCTTTACCATTCACTTTGTATCCTGATCTCTCTCATTCTGCCTTCATCCAGACCTGTCTCTGATACTGGTCACCTGCTTTGGCACCTTCCTGATCCTCTCCGTGGCTCCATTGGCATTTCTTGTGAGACTATACGTGATGAGATGTAAGTGGCAGCATAGTGGATCTTAGTCTGACTCTTGAGTCTCTGGGACTGAGTCAGTTCAACACCTATCTCTTCTCTTTGTGTGACCATGCAGTGTGGCAGCTCAGAGGCAGAGGACAAGGAGAATTGCAGTGCAATGagtgcagtacaatacagggACCAAAATGAGAGGGAGGACCGGTGAGACGTGCTGTGAGAACTCATGTAGCACACATGGCACACATTAGTgcacaggtgtaggatcttaatttgatcaccctgttgcatgtTTTTTACTCAAAAGATTAAAACAGATGTTTTGTTGTAATCTTGCAGATGTATCTGGACCCAGCTGACTTGAGAAACTTTCTATCATTTATTACAAAATTGGAGTGTAGAATAATAAACATATCATTATTTGGAGAATTTTGACCAAagaatgtttttgttttattttcacCACAATGTGGCACTCAAATAATACATTGATTCAACACTGCAACATGCCTGTATTGTCAAATAGACCCAACTCTTTTCTCATAACAGGTTCCATATTTTTTAAAGCCCACCACCAGTTGATTAAAAGTGAGTGTGAGTGAATCTCAACAGTGTAAAGCAAGCTATAATATGTTTGCCCTTATGTTCCATTTATTGGTGAATTGTTAGACTTAAAGGGTTGTATGATGAATGAGC of Salvelinus alpinus chromosome 4, SLU_Salpinus.1, whole genome shotgun sequence contains these proteins:
- the khdc4 gene encoding KH homology domain-containing protein 4 isoform X2, translated to MSFGGTQNGGRRSKWDQPGPGPGSDQMGEAEAAPTGALDAAAAVAAKINAMLVAKGKLKPSQIGPSGPFGPPDKVVGVGKPQPPMKAKDDLVVAEVEINDVPLPCRNLLTRGQTQDEISKVSGAAVSTRGRYMAAVEKYKAPQGDRPLYLHVQGQTRELVDRAVNRIKEIITNGVVKAATSYSGTGATVPVYQQHKSQPPINHHHRPHFQSGMHYVQEKLFVGLEHAIQGFSVKERVEGPGSSYLQHIQGETGAKVFLRGKGSGCLEPASGREAFEPMYIYISHPKPEGLAAAKTLCDNLLQTVHAEYSVFLNQMSVMMPTPGFMHPPMANGMPPQPPYYPPAGYQPSYPLPVPPPQPIPPPYAVPPPIPPGVPAGLPPPNRYALPPAPVSLPQTLPPSPFPSAAPVPPKAPPPVVSANPPQKRRFTEEVPDERDSGLLGYQHGPIHMTNLGAGFPVGSPGPEASGPPPPSSSGPPRERDSRQLMPPPPIPMNGGMTPKMEERRPLQGPLDPSVKRMKTGLVAYTGDSSDEEEDHSTPKTLGAGNHGNVAGATHSTPTSSLGWTLGYRCPPPPQRAKTQQAQSQQPMPFWMAP
- the khdc4 gene encoding KH homology domain-containing protein 4 isoform X1, producing the protein MSFGGTQNGGRRSKWDQPGPGPGSDQMGEAEAAPTGALDAAAAVAAKINAMLVAKGKLKPSQIGPSGPFGPPDKVVGVGKPQPPMKAKDDLVVAEVEINDVPLPCRNLLTRGQTQDEISKVSGAAVSTRGRYMAAVEKYKAPQGDRPLYLHVQGQTRELVDRAVNRIKEIITNGVVKAATSYSGTGATVPVYQQHKSQPPINHHHRPHFQSGMHYVQEKLFVGLEHAIQGFSVKERVEGPGSSYLQHIQGETGAKVFLRGKGSGCLEPASGREAFEPMYIYISHPKPEGLAAAKTLCDNLLQTVHAEYSVFLNQMSVMMPTPGFMHPPMANGMPPQPPYYPPAGYQPSYPLPVPPPQPIPPPYAVPPPIPPGVPAGLPPPNRYALPPAPVSLPQTLPPSPFPSAAPVPPKAPPPVVSANPPQKRRFTEEVPDERDSGLLGYQHGPIHMTNLGAGFPVGSPGPEASGPPPPSSSGPPRERDSSRQLMPPPPIPMNGGMTPKMEERRPLQGPLDPSVKRMKTGLVAYTGDSSDEEEDHSTPKTLGAGNHGNVAGATHSTPTSSLGWTLGYRCPPPPQRAKTQQAQSQQPMPFWMAP
- the LOC139573286 gene encoding uncharacterized protein, with product MWGRVGGGAVYQLWRASVTHTGQYWCRAGRGQPVFYIQYSQAVSVNVIELFTSVTLSASPSTVVKECGAFNLTCEAQLSNCKLSQHHGNHSLHSHPDPDCNWTTVIVTFSFLRDGWPVARDSVSGMYSVAGASSCHMGTYSCVARAGRARRSSQEISITRDNLSLILVTCFGTFLILSVAPLAFLVRLYVMRLWQLRGRGQGELQCNECSTIQGPK
- the khdc4 gene encoding KH homology domain-containing protein 4 isoform X3, translating into MKAKDDLVVAEVEINDVPLPCRNLLTRGQTQDEISKVSGAAVSTRGRYMAAVEKYKAPQGDRPLYLHVQGQTRELVDRAVNRIKEIITNGVVKAATSYSGTGATVPVYQQHKSQPPINHHHRPHFQSGMHYVQEKLFVGLEHAIQGFSVKERVEGPGSSYLQHIQGETGAKVFLRGKGSGCLEPASGREAFEPMYIYISHPKPEGLAAAKTLCDNLLQTVHAEYSVFLNQMSVMMPTPGFMHPPMANGMPPQPPYYPPAGYQPSYPLPVPPPQPIPPPYAVPPPIPPGVPAGLPPPNRYALPPAPVSLPQTLPPSPFPSAAPVPPKAPPPVVSANPPQKRRFTEEVPDERDSGLLGYQHGPIHMTNLGAGFPVGSPGPEASGPPPPSSSGPPRERDSSRQLMPPPPIPMNGGMTPKMEERRPLQGPLDPSVKRMKTGLVAYTGDSSDEEEDHSTPKTLGAGNHGNVAGATHSTPTSSLGWTLGYRCPPPPQRAKTQQAQSQQPMPFWMAP